A stretch of Lactuca sativa cultivar Salinas chromosome 6, Lsat_Salinas_v11, whole genome shotgun sequence DNA encodes these proteins:
- the LOC111898924 gene encoding protein MODIFYING WALL LIGNIN-1 — protein MDSKVAVHCAIAAVLGIIAAATGFAGEATRVKVSEVFMVLDSCVYPNSPALALGIVSAVFTIITRIYISVWFGGSGCCRSDPNSTAITKLLFVLSWVASVIAMILLLTAAALNNRQVGQIDSYGYITCYVVKPGIFAAGAILALLSAVFGICAYLTISSVTQAATGLTGPLPVGAGVDLEKFPQQYTPQQQYPPRQQYPPQK, from the exons ATGGATAGCAAAGTTGCAGTGCACTGCGCAATTGCAGCGGTCCTCGGAATAATAGCTGCAGCCACCGGTTTTGCTGGGGAAGCAACTAGGGTTAAg GTTTCTGAAGTCTTTATGGTGCTTGATTCGTGTGTTTATCCAAATAGTCCAGCACTTGCACTTGGAATCGTATCAGCTGTGTTCACCATCATTACACGAATTTACATAAGTGTTTGGTTTGGTGGATCTGGTTGTTGTCGAAGTGACCCTAATTCCACCGCAATTACAAAACTCCTTTTTGTATTGTCATG GGTAGCTTCAGTTATAGCTATGATACTATTGCTTACAGCAGCAGCACTAAATAATAGACAAGTCGGACAGATTGATTCATATGGTTATATTACATGTTATGTTGTGAAGCCAGGAATATTTGCAGCAGGAGCGATATTAGCTCTGTTAAGTGCAGTTTTCGGGATTTGTGCGTATCTTACAATATCTTCAGTAACACAAGCCGCGACAGGTCTTACAGGTCCACTCCCAGTTGGTGCCGGTGTTGATCTCGAGAAATTTCCTCAGCAATACACCCCTCAGCAGCAATACCCTCCTCGGCAGCAGTACCCTCcacaaaaatag